One window of Paralichthys olivaceus isolate ysfri-2021 chromosome 20, ASM2471397v2, whole genome shotgun sequence genomic DNA carries:
- the LOC138405862 gene encoding major histocompatibility complex class I-related gene protein-like translates to MHTLLFLLLLAGTHSATARTHSLKYFYTGSSQVPNFPEFVSVGYVDEVQMIHYDSNTKKAEAKQDWMLKAVDSQYWESQTQIFLGAQQIFKVDSETLKERFNQTEGVHIFQWMYGCEWDDETGEVKGYHQYGYDGEDFISLDLETLTYIAPTPQAVITKLKWDNNKANLAYNKNYYTQLCPDWLKKYLEHGKSSLLRTELPSMSLLQKSPSSPVSCHATGFYPDSAMLFWRKDGEEHHEDVYVGEVLPNHDGTFQMSADLQVSSIPPEDWRRYDCVFQLSGVKEDIVKRLDKDSVESNREKPTDVTTIIIVAAVVALAVVLAVIGFIVYRKRNAECPPSPGKDPNVLKPLNPDGQVSNSPSETSS, encoded by the exons ATGCACACTTTACTTTTCCTGCTTCTACTGGCAGGAACACACAGCGCGACGGCAA GGACTCACTCTCTGAAGTATTTCTACACTGGGTCCTCTCAAGTCCCAAACTTTCcagagtttgtgtctgttgGTTATGTTGATGAAGTTCAGATGATTCACtatgacagcaacacaaagaaagcAGAAGCCAAACAGGACTGGATGTTGAAGGCAGTAGATTCTCAGTACTGGGAGAGTCAGACTCAGATCTTTTTGGGTGCACAGCAGATCTTCAAAGTCGACAGTGAAACCTTAAAGGAACGCTTCAACCAGACTGAAG gtgtccACATTTTCCAGTGGATGTACGGTTGTGAATGGGACGATGAGACTGGAGAAGTTAAAGGTTATCATCAGTATGGTTATGATGGAGAAGACTTCATATCATTGGACCTGGAGACACTGACGTATATCGCTCCAACACCACAGGCTGTTATCACCAAACTGAAGTGGGATAATAATAAAGCTAATCTTGCATATAATAAGAACTACTACACCCAGTTGTGTCCTGACTGGCTGAAGAAGTACCTGGAGCATGGGAAGAGCTCTCTGCTGAGAACAG AGCTTCCCTCGATGTCTCTCCTCCAgaagtctccctcctctccagtcaGCTGCCACGCTACAGGTTTCTACCCCGACTCAGCCATGTTGTTCTGGAGGAAAGACGGAGAGGAGCATCATGAGGACGTGTACGTCGGAGAGGTCCTCCCCAACCATGACGGGACCTTCCAGATGAGCGCTGACCTGCAGGTTTCATCAATCCCACCTGAAGACTGGAGGAGGTACGACTGTGTGTTCCAGCTCTCTGGTGTGAAGGAGGACATCGTCAAAAGActggacaaagactcagtgGAGTCCAACAGAG AGAAGCCCACTGACGTgaccaccatcatcatcgtcgCTGCAGTGGTCGCTCTCGCTGTCGTCCTCGCTGTCATTGGATTCATCGTGTACAGGAAGAGGAATG ctgaatGTCCCCCATCTC CTGGAAAAGATCCAAACGTCTTAAAGCCTCTGAACCCAGATGGACAAGTTTCTAATTCTCCAAGTGAGACGTCCTCCTGA
- the LOC138405866 gene encoding proteasome subunit beta type-8-like, translated as MALLDVSGFNRYSELRGQILPAGQTRLVDRTNHYSFGTKTPEFALPLGVDPSVFLRSCNRDAGVCIDLDHGTTTLAFKFKHGVIVAVDSRASAGRYLSSNDVNKVIEINPYLLGTMSGSAADCQYWERLLAKECRLYRLRNNHRISVAAASKLLSNMMLGYRGMGLSMGSMICGWDKEGPGLYYVDDNGTRLSASMFSTGCGNTYAYGVVDSGYREDMTVEEAYELGRRGITHATHRDAYSGGVVNMYHMREDGWIKVCKDDVSELIHHYRKGMF; from the exons ATGGCTCTTCTGGACGTGAGTGGTTTTAATCGTTACTCTGAACTCCGCGGACAGATTCTTCCAGCGGGACAGACGCGTCTCGTGGACCGAACCAACCACTACAGCTTCGGGACCAAAACTCCAGAGTTTGCTTTACCTCTGGGTGTAGAC CCCTCAGTGTTTCTCAGGTCCTGTAACCGGGACGCAGGTGTGTGTATTGACCTGGACCACGGTACGACCACCTTGGCCTTCAAGTTCAAACATGGAGTCATCGTGGCTGTGGACTCCAGAGCCTCAGCTGGACGATACTTAT CTTCCAACGATGTCAACAAGGTCATAGAGATCAACCCCTACCTGCTGGGCACCATGTCGGGCAGCGCTGCAGACTGTCAGTACTGGGAGAGACTCCTGGCTAAAGAATGCAG ACTGTACAGGCTAAGGAACAACCACAGAATCTCTGTGGCTGCTGCCTCCAAGCTGCTGTCCAACATGATGCTGGGTTACAGAGGCATGGGCCTCTCCATGGGGAGCATGATCTGTGGATGGGACAAAGAG GGCCCTGGTTTGTACTATGTGGATGATAACGGGACGCGTCTGTCAGCCAGCATGTTCTCTACCGGCTGCGGGAACACGTACGCCTATGGCGTGGTGGACAGCGGTTACAGGGAAGACATGACGGTAGAGGAGGCGTACGAGCTGGGTCGTCGAGGCATCACTCACGCTACGCACAGGGACGCCTACTCTGGTGGAGTCGTGAACA tgtacCACATGCGAGAGGACGGATGGATCAAGGTGTGTAAAGACGACGTGTCAGAGCTGATCCATCACTACAGGAAGGGAATGTTCTGA
- the LOC109646445 gene encoding proteasome subunit beta type-7-like isoform X2 — protein sequence MALSNVLETPAAGFNFDNNARNAALEGLFAGQSPKPLKTGTTIAGVVFKDGVVLGADTRATSSEVVADKMCAKIHYIAPNIYCCGAGTAADTEKTTEMVSSNLTIFSLNSGRNPRVVMAVSILQDMLYRYHGQIGANLILGGVDCTGNHLYTVGPYGSVNKMPYLAMGSGDLAALGILEDQFKPDLELEEAKELVRLAINAGIMSDLGSGNNIDICVISRKGVDYIRPYQESEYKDNRKMKYRYRPGTTPVLTEKVVPFKLEVVQETVQQMDTA from the exons ATGGCGCTATCAAATGTCCTGGAAACTCCTGCAGCCGGGTTTAATTTCGACAACAACGCGAG aaATGCTGCACTCGAGGGTCTTTTTGCAGGACAGTCACCGAAACCTCTGAAAACAGGCACCACCATCGCAGGAGTGGTGTTCAAG GATGGCGTGGTACTGGGAGCAGACACACGAGCTACCTCCAGTGAAGTGGTGGCCGACAAGATGTGCGCCAAGATCCATTACATCGCCCCGAACATATA tTGTTGTGGAGCAGGAACCGCAGCAGATACAGAGAAAACCACAGAGATGGTCTCCTCCAACCTCACCATCTTCTCGCTGAACAGTGGGAGGAACCCTCGCGTCGTCATGGCCGTCAGCATACTGCAGGATATGTTGTACAG GTATCACGGCCAAATTGGTGCAAATCTTATTCTGGGAGGAGTTGACTGCACGGGGAACCACCTGTACACAGTGGGGCCATATGGGAGTGTGAATAAGATGCCTTACCTTGCAATGG GATCCGGTGATCTGGCTGCTCTCGGGATTTTAGAGGATCAGTTCAAACCTGATCTGGAG ctggAGGAGGCCAAGGAGCTGGTGCGTCTCGCCATCAACGCGGGCATCATGAGCGACCTCGGCTCAGGCAACAACATCGACATCTGCGTCATCTCCAGAAAAGGAGTGGACTACATCAGACCATACCAGGAGTCAGAGTACAAAGACAACAG GAAAATGAAATACAGGTACCGTCCAGGCACGACGCCGGTCCTGACAGAGAAAGTTGTCCCCTTCAAGCTGGAGGTTGTACAGGAGACGGTGCAGCAGATGGATACAGCTTGA
- the LOC109646445 gene encoding proteasome subunit beta type-7-like isoform X1, which yields MSWKLLQPGLISTTTRDHPCAVSLCRNAALEGLFAGQSPKPLKTGTTIAGVVFKDGVVLGADTRATSSEVVADKMCAKIHYIAPNIYCCGAGTAADTEKTTEMVSSNLTIFSLNSGRNPRVVMAVSILQDMLYRYHGQIGANLILGGVDCTGNHLYTVGPYGSVNKMPYLAMGSGDLAALGILEDQFKPDLELEEAKELVRLAINAGIMSDLGSGNNIDICVISRKGVDYIRPYQESEYKDNRKMKYRYRPGTTPVLTEKVVPFKLEVVQETVQQMDTA from the exons ATGTCCTGGAAACTCCTGCAGCCGGGTTTAATTTCGACAACAACGCGAG ATCACCCCTgcgctgtctctctctgtagaaATGCTGCACTCGAGGGTCTTTTTGCAGGACAGTCACCGAAACCTCTGAAAACAGGCACCACCATCGCAGGAGTGGTGTTCAAG GATGGCGTGGTACTGGGAGCAGACACACGAGCTACCTCCAGTGAAGTGGTGGCCGACAAGATGTGCGCCAAGATCCATTACATCGCCCCGAACATATA tTGTTGTGGAGCAGGAACCGCAGCAGATACAGAGAAAACCACAGAGATGGTCTCCTCCAACCTCACCATCTTCTCGCTGAACAGTGGGAGGAACCCTCGCGTCGTCATGGCCGTCAGCATACTGCAGGATATGTTGTACAG GTATCACGGCCAAATTGGTGCAAATCTTATTCTGGGAGGAGTTGACTGCACGGGGAACCACCTGTACACAGTGGGGCCATATGGGAGTGTGAATAAGATGCCTTACCTTGCAATGG GATCCGGTGATCTGGCTGCTCTCGGGATTTTAGAGGATCAGTTCAAACCTGATCTGGAG ctggAGGAGGCCAAGGAGCTGGTGCGTCTCGCCATCAACGCGGGCATCATGAGCGACCTCGGCTCAGGCAACAACATCGACATCTGCGTCATCTCCAGAAAAGGAGTGGACTACATCAGACCATACCAGGAGTCAGAGTACAAAGACAACAG GAAAATGAAATACAGGTACCGTCCAGGCACGACGCCGGTCCTGACAGAGAAAGTTGTCCCCTTCAAGCTGGAGGTTGTACAGGAGACGGTGCAGCAGATGGATACAGCTTGA